One window of the Hypanus sabinus isolate sHypSab1 chromosome 13, sHypSab1.hap1, whole genome shotgun sequence genome contains the following:
- the hvcn1 gene encoding voltage-gated hydrogen channel 1: MARILRYFTTVGDDYQKWQAEDECNEDADEESVPSKFSSLRDVLKWLFNSKKFQIAIVCLVILDALFVLCELLMDLSIVKADKEKIAPQVFHYLSITILIIFILELAGKLYAFRLEFFWHKFEVLDGVIVIVSFVLDIVYISREDAFDGLGLLILLRLWRVARIINGIFLAMKSRQKKKEIELKRANSNLSQKVGELQSQCTELTQEVERLRRLLQEHRINYQINEETSLKVY; this comes from the exons ATGGCAAGAATCTTAAGATACTTCACCACTGTGGGCGATGACTACCAGAAATGGCAAGCCGAAGATGAGTGTAATGAAGATGCCGATGAAGAAAGTGTTCCTTCCAAATTCAGTTCTCTCAGGGATGTTCTTAAGTGGCTTTTTAACTCCAAGAAGTTCCAG aTTGCCATTGTGTGTTTGGTCATTTTGGATGCCCTGTTCGTGCTTTGTGAGTTGCTAATGGATTTATCTATTGTTAAGGCAGACAAGGAGAAAATAGCCCCCCAG GTGTTTCACTACCTGAGTATTACTATTCTGATCATCTTTATTCTGGAGTTAGCTGGGAAACTGTATGCCTTCCGCTTAGAATTTTTCTGGCACAAATTTGAAGTTCTGGATGGTGTCATAGTAATTGTATCATTCGTTCTTGATATCGTCTACATTTCCCGGGAAGATGCTTTTGATGGTCTGGGCTTGCTCATACTACTGCGACTATGGAGAGTGGCAAGAATAATAAATG GGATCTTTCTGGCTATGAAGTCACGGCAAAAGAAGAAAGAAATTGAACTGAAACGAGCCAACAGCAATCTCAGTCAGAAAGTGGGTGAGCTGCAGAGTCAGTGCACTGAACTG ACACAAGAAGTTGAGAGACTTCGTCGACTGCTCCAGGAACACAGAATAAACTACCAGATCAACGAAGAAACTTCTTTAAAGGTGTATTAA